The genome window GATGGAGGGGTGACTGCTTCATTACTGTCTTGAGGGGCCCCAGGTCCCCTCCCACTTCAGGTCCTGTTGCTTTAAACTCTTAGGGGTTGTTCAAATCCATTGATGTTAAACCAATTTTATTGAAGAATCACATAATGCCAGGAGGCACAGGTCATGAGTGGTCCAGCGTTGCAAAGTGAACACACATGTAATTGGCAACCAGATGAGGAAATAGCATGTCCCCGGTTCCAAGCCCCTGTGACTGGCTCAGCCATGGTCTCCCTGCCTCCGGCGCCCTGGCTTTGCTTGTTCTGCCTGTGAGCTTCCTATCAGTGGGGTCAGGTGCAAGGCTCCTCTCCTTCAGCGTCCGTTTGTGAGTTCTGCTGTGTAATGTGGTGGGTTGTGCTCCCTTGAAAGTAAATCTTGTCAGGACCTGGTTCACACGGGCACTGCTGTGAATTGTGCCAGCTCCGTCAGGGCCTGCCTGGGGTGGCCAGGCCACACCTCTCAGAGGAAGGCCCGGCAGTGAGGCCCGAGTGACGGTGCAGCACCGCTCACCGGGCTGTGGGCAGCATCAGCCCCACAATGTGCTAGGTGCTGGAGGTACCTGTCGCAGggttttcctgttttctgtcaGATAGTCTGCTTTGTGCATGAGGTCAGCAGGCTCTTTCCTCACTCTGGGTACACGGTCTTTGTGCCTCTCTAGTCTTAAGTGCCAGTCAGTGTTTCTTCAGAAAGTTTTGTCTTACCTTGCATGTTGATATCTGCAGTCCTAGTGGGCCCcgccctgtcccccacccccatgcaaGGCACCCAGAACCTAATCTGCTGCCGTGTAGACCTTCTGACCAGATCTTATTCCCTGGTCCCTGGGGAGCTGGAGTCCCATCACCAGGACTGCCCCCACACTACTGCTCCATCTCCCCACAGCTGCTGGAGGGGGGCAGCTGGGGGAGGGTCCCTTTCCAGAGAGGTGTCCCACTGCCCTCCAGCCCCAGGGCATTTCTgtgtgcccctcccccacagtggtttccctctctccctggcaGTCCTCTGGTGTGACCTCGTGTGGCTTTCTCCATGTGGCCCAATGGTCCCCTCTCCCCGCAGGCCTCCACCATGGACCCAGACCCCCAAGCGGGCGTGCAGGTGGGCATGCGCGTGGTGCGCGGCGTGGACTGGAAGTGGGGCCAGCAGGACGGCGGCGAGGGCGGCGTGGGCACGGTGGTGGAGCTCGGCCGCCACGGCAGCCCTTCGACCCCCGACCGCACGGTGGTCGTGCAGTGGGACCACGGCACCCGCACCAACTACCGCGCGGGCTACCAGGGCGCACACGACCTGTTGCTCTATGACAACGCCCAAATCGGTgcgggcctgggggcggggctggggcggaGCTGGGCTGGGGCGGGGCCTGCGGCGCTCCTGACCCTGCGCCCTGCAGGTGTCCGCCACCCCAACATCATCTGCGACTGCTGCAAGAAGCATGGGCTGCGGGGCATGCGCTGGAAGTGCCGTATCTGCTTCGACTACGATCTCTGCACGCAATGCTACATGCACAACAAGCACGACCTGGCCCACGCCTTCGAGCGCTACGAGACGGCCCACTCCCGCCCGTGAGTCCCCCCAGCCGTCCCAGTGTCCCACCCCACCTGCAAGCGTCCAGGGCCTCCTGAAAATGCCTCTGACCCACGACGAGTCTTGGGAGAGCTGGCGCTGCTTCCCGCTGACTGCTCTGCTGCAGGTCAAGTCTGTCCTGAGCCATTTCCTGGAGGAGTGACCAGGGTGGTGATCACCCCAGGGGCCTGGGCATTGACAACAGCCCCAACCCCCCACAGAAGGCGACTGTGTCCACCTAGCAGGTCTGCGGAGGTCGGTGCTGTGGATGGGGCCTCCTCTCACCCTGACCCTCGTCTCGCCAGGCTCTCCCTGGCCCCCCAGTGCTGCCTGACCGGGGCTCTGAGAGTGGCCTGTGTGGTGTGCTGCTTGCATCTGCTGTGGTCAGGAGGGCCCACGCTAGGGAGGATGGGCTCCCAGAGGTGCACCCCTGCCACCTACACTGTCGCCTTCGGCTCCTTGATACCACCACCCGTGGAGGGGAGGGATGTGCTGGCTAGCGAGGGAGCTGGGAGCAGCCATCCAACACCTCTGGCCAGGCCTGCCTTTCTCATGCCCGTGTTTCCCACATGCTGAACCCTCCCCAGGCCAGGCCGGGTGCTGAGCTCTGGGCATAGCTCTGACAGGATACCTAGCTCTCCAGGAGGTGGCAGATGTGGTGTGACCACACACAGGAACCATGCGGTGAGGGTGGGCCTGGAGCACCCGTCCAACCTGGTGTCATGAAAGGCCCCTGGAGGGAACCAGTCAGCAGCCCCACTCAAGGTCCAGTGTGGAGGGCACTGGCCTGGGGGGCCTGCTGTTCCAGGGGAAGAGACCCCGGGGCGGGAATGGGAGCAGGGCTGGCAAAGCATAGGGCCTGCCTCTGGCACCACTGCCCTTCATGGCCTGGGACCCACTCTGTTTCCCGTAGGGTCATGCTGAGTCCCCGCCAGGGCCTCCCAAGGATCCCGTTAAGGGGCATCTTCCAGGGGGCGAAGGTGGTTCGGGGCCCCGACTGGGAGTGGGGCTCACAGGATGGTGAGTAGGGGCCAGGTGGGAAGGTGGGGGGCTCACAGGATGGTGAGTGAGAGGGCAGGAAggtggggggctcaggatggcgagtaggggggtgggaagggggggCGGTTGTGGGAGGCAGTTGCCGCCAGCTGTGGCTCATCCTCATGGCGTGGGTTTACCCTGCTGGTGGGGCCCCTGTctcccaggaggagaagggaagccaGGCCGAGTAGTGGACATCCGTGGCTGGGACGTGGAGACAGGCCGGAGCGTGGCCAGTGTGACATGGGCTGATGGCACCACCAACGTGTACCGTGTGGGCCACAAGGGCAAGGTGGATCTCAAGTGTGTGGGCGAGGCAGCTGGCGGCTTCTACTACAGGGACCACCTCCCAAGGCTTGGTATGGGCGGGCGTCCACCACGTGCCCTGCCCCCCCCCATTTGCCCTCCGTCCTGCCCTGGGCCCGGGGGTGGTCTCTGGAGTCACTGAGGTGAGCAGTGTAGGCAGAAGGAACTGCCTGAGCCAGGCCtgctgcaccccccacccccaggcaagCCCGCAGAGCTGCAGCGCAGGGTCAGTGCTGATGGCCAGCCCTTCCAGCGTGGGGACAAGGTCAAATGTCTGCTGGACACGGATTTGCTGAGGGAGATGCAGGAAGGCCACGGCGGGTGGAACCCCCGGATGGCCAAGGTGAGATGCCCCACCTGGTGAGTTCCCGTGCCCAGCCTCCCCATGTCCTCTGGCCCCCCACCCTCCTGCTCTACCTGGCCACTGCCTCCATGACCCGCCACAGTTTATCGGACAGACGGGCACCGTGCACCGCATCACAGACCGTGGGGACGTGCGTGTGCAGTTCAGCCACAAGACCCGCTGGACCTTCCACCCTGGGGCTCTCACCAAGGTGCATGGGGGGGCTTAGCTGAGCCCCTTCTGCTCTTCACCCCCTTTCATGTACCCGCTCGGCCCTGGGAGTGCCTTCCTCTGGCCCTGAAGGACGAGGTCAGGGCCTGGTGGGTCTGAAGGGGATTCAGTCCAGGGAGAGGGACCTAGATGGGAAGGGGAGGTCCAGGGCATTGTTGGAAGTGGGGGCAGACCAGGGCCCAGTGTGTGTTctgagggccagaggagccttgcaggctgcaggTGGCATGGTTGGGCAGAGTTCCTAGAATGCTACTGTGGGTGCCGCCTGAAGGCTGGGAAGGCCCCTTAGGACAGGGGTGGACCCTGAATCAGGGTGGTGGGGCATGGTGAGAGCTGTTTGAGAAGCAGTATTTCTcagagcaggagggaggaggtggagggcAGGTGGCAGAGCATCCGGTGACGGCCCCTGGACAGAATGCGGAGCCAGCACTCAGCTTGAGTTGGGGACACCTGGGACATGTGGGCCTTCAAGGAGGGGGTGTGGCGGGGTCACAGGACAGGTGGTTTATACAGTGAGTTCTGTCTGTGCAGGTGAGGGCACAGGTGTGGAGAAAGTTGCCAGGAAAGGTTTGGGGTGCGGGAGGAGCAGCCCCTGACCCTGCCACGTTCAGGCTCTGCCCCCAGTCATCCTGGCGCCCCTCCTCcaagctgggctgggctggtctTGGCCGTACTGCCCACCCTCCCATCAGCCCGTGATCAGGCTTGCCCCAGCCTGAACACCCCTGAGCTGACTCTGGCCATAACCCCCGTGGCTCTGAGGCTGGGCCAGCAGGGCTGTCCTGGTCACCTGTCACCCTTATTGGGTGAGACTCTCTGTGTTttcaggcaggggctggggtccTGGTGAGGTGGCGCTGGATGAGGGTGGGGGCTTCCTGCTCTCCGACCCCGGGCAACCATGCCCGCTGGGGCCCCTCACGTGCTTCTCTTGTGCTCCTGTCACTCAGCAAAACTCCTGCTTGGTGGGTGAGGTGGTGCGGGTTATCGATGACCTTGACACGGTGAAGCGGCTGCAGGCTGGCCATGGGGAGTGGACCGATGACATGGCCCCTGTGAgtcccccacccctacctccaTGCCCATCACACTAACCCCTGGGAGGCACGCCTGTGACCCCAACCTCTCCTCATTCAGGCTCTGGGCCGCATTGGGAGAGTGCTGAAGGTTTTCGGAGACGGGAACGTGGGTGTGCTGGTCAGTGGGAAGCTGTGGACCTTTAGCCCCTCCTGCCTGGTGGCCTACCGGCCTGAGGAAGATGCCAACCTGGACGTAGCTGGGCGAGCCCGGGAGAACAAAAGTGAGGGCATCCAGTGAGGGCAGCTCATTGGGGCAGGGCTGCCCTGGCCACCACTGACCCTcaaccccaccctccccaggctcCCTGAGTGTTGTGTTGGACAAGCTTCGAGCCCAGAAGAGTGACCTGGAGCACCCAGGGAGGCTGGTGGTGGAGGTGGCTCTGGGCAATGTGGCCCGGGCTCTGGACCTGCTGCGGCGGCACCCAGAACAGGCGAGCCTGAGACCTGCCTCCTGGCCCAGGCAGCCCCAGCGAGGGGGCCAAGAGCCAGGGACTGACCCTCTGCCTCTCCCGGCAGGTGGACACCAAGAATCAGGGCAGGACTGCCCTGCAGATGGCTGCCTACCTAGGCCAGGTGGAGCTGGTGCGGCTGCTGCTGCAGGCTCAGGCGGGCGTTGACCTGCCGGATGATGAGGGCAACACGGCACTGCACTACGCAGCCCTGGGGTGAGGCCCGGCCAGAGTGTGAGGGGGCTGGGCCTGCAGGTCCAGCCGGTGGGCACATCgcccctcctgcttcctctcctgCCAGGAACCAGCCCGAGGCTGCCCGGGTGCTCTTGAGCTCGGGTTGTGGGGCCAATGCTCTGAACAGCACTCGGAGCTCAGCACTGCATGTGGCCGTGCAgaggggcttcctggaggtggtgaaGGTCCTGTGTGAGCATGGCTGTGACGTCAACCTGCCTGTGAGTGCTGGGTCCCCTGGCTCTGGCCCTGGGGTCAAGGAGGTCATGGCTGAGACCTCCTTGCCAAGTCATCACTGGCCTACCACCGGCAGGATGCCCATGCTGATACACCCCTGCACTGCGCCATCTCAGCGGGCACTGGTGCCAGCGGCATTGTGGAGGTCCTCACCGAGGTGCCAGGCATCGACGTCACTGCCACCAACAGCCAGGGCTTCACTCTGCTGCACCATGCGTCCCTCAAAGGCCACACACTGTGAGTTTGGGGTGACACACAGCTCCTGCTGTGCCACCGGGCCACCCTGGGTCGCCCCTGACCCCAGAGGCATCTCGCTGCTCCCACAGAGCTGTCAGGAGGATTCTGGCGCGGGCGCGGCAGCTGGTGGACGCCAAGAAGGAGGATGGGTTTACAGCACTGCACCTGGCCGCCTTCAACAACCACGGGGAGGTGGCCCAGGTTCTCATCCGAGAGGTGTGGACAGAGTCCCCTGGGCTTCGGACTGGGGTGTCAgggcccaccagggtccctggGTTGAGCCcgtgcccacccctccccagggccACTGTGATGTGAACGCTCGCAACCGTAAGCTGCAGTCCCCGCTGCACCTGGCTGTGCAGCAGGCCCACGTGGGGCTGGTGCCACTGCTGGTGGACGCCGGCTGCAGCGTCAACGCCGAGGACGAGGAGGGGGACACGGCTCTGCACGTGGCCCTGCAGCGCCACCAGCTGCTGCCTCTGGCAGCTGATGGGAGCGCAGGGGACCCGGGTCCCCTGCAGCTGCTGTCCAGGGTGAGGAAACGTGACTCTGGAtgctggggaggggggcacagAACTGGGCCACAGGCTCCTTtgccctccctgccctcaggaCAGCCAGACCAGGCCTTGTAGGGCGGGCAGTCTGGGTCACAGTGGTTTGTTCTGCGACCCTGGTCACCACTGCTGGCCCAGTGTTCCTGAGATTCTGACCATctggggagagggagtggggtcTCGGGGGGCTGGGCCCTGCTATAGGCCGAGTGGTGTGTCAGAACATGGCCTTCATGCCACCAGCTGCCTAGTGGGGCCCTTTGCCTCCGGCTCCAGGGGCCTCAGGAGGCAGGTGCTCAGGCCTCTGCAGCCAGATACCAGTCGAGGCTTCCTTCAGACCAGTGTTCCCAGGCGCTTGCCCTCACCAGCGTCTGTCCTGCCATCCAGCTACAGGCCTCTGGCCTTCCGGGCAGCGCGGAGCTGACGGCAGGCGCGGCTATGGCCTACTACTTAGCGCTGGAGGGCGCGGACCTGAGCTACGCCAACCACCGCGGCCGGAGCCCCCTGGACCTGGCTGCCGAGGGTCGCCTGCTCAAAGCCCTGCAGGGCTGTGCTCAGCGCTTCCGGTGAGCCAGCGGggcgcgggggtggggggcgggctcGAAACTCCGGGCCCTTTCAAGACCCCTGTTCTCACGCAGGGAGCGGCAGGCTGGAGGCAGTGGCAGCGGGGGCTTGGCCCAGGGTCCAAGACTGGTGCTCAGTGTTCCGAACACTGTGACCAACCTGCATGTGGCCGCGACGACGGGGCCCGAGGCCGCTGAGTGCCTAGTGTGCTCGGAGCTGGCGCTGCTGGTGCTGTTCTCGCCCTGCCAGCATCGCACAGTGTGCGAGGGTGagtgcggggtggggagggggcggcggccGGGCTGAACGGCCCCTCACTCAACAGTgccctaccccccccccccccgcagaGTGCGCGCGCAGGATGAAGAAATGCATCAGGTGCCAGGTGGTCATCAGCAAGAAGCTGCGCCCAGGTGGGGCCCggcgcccgccccgccccactGCCCCCAGGTGTGGGCCGCTGCACCCGCCCGCGGCCCCGCCCGCTGTCCACGGCCCCGCCCCCTGTCGTGGCTCACATCTCTGTTCGGGTTCTCTCGCAAGACCTCAGTCCCGAGCCCCCGCCCCTGACCTGGACCTCTTCCGCAGACGGCACGGAGGTGGTCAGTGCGGCCCCGGCGCCCGGCCCACCGCGGCAGTTGGTGGAGGAGCTGCAGAGCCGCTACCGGCAGATGGAGGAGCGCATCACCTGTCCAATTTGCATCGACAGCCACATCCGCCTCGTGTTCCAGTGCGGCCACGGCGCGTGCGCGCCTTGTGGCGCGGCGCTCAGCGCCTGCCCCATCTGCCGCCAGCCCATCCGCGACCGCATCCAGATCTTCGTGTAGCCGGCGCCCCCCGCCTCGTTCCGGGGCCATGCCCCGCGGCCGCCGTCACGAGccctttctctgtattttataaaaagattGCTGGACTTTGTGCCTGGTTGCCTGTCTGGGGCGGGGCCGTGCGGGTCCCCCACCGCGGACTGTTCTGACCGCACCCCTTACACCGTTGGCCCAGCGCTGGGTTCTGCGCTTTGGCCAGAGGCTTGCAGGGCCTCTTCCGACCCATATTCTACCCTTCTTCCCAGGACTCACGGGTCCAGGGTGCTGCCCGGACCCTAGCCAGAAAGAACGGGGTCCTGGGATTGCGGTGTCGTCCAGGGGCACTGAGTGGACCGAAACCCCAGCAGTAGCCACCTCCCGGCTCCTGGGGTGGGCTACAGAGACGGGTTTTGGCTAAAGCAGGACCCGGTCTCGCAGCAGACTGTGCGATCCTGGCTAAGTGGGGAGTTGGGCGAGGCCTCCGGTTTGAAGCCAGGAGCCCCGGCAGGGTCCCAGGACCGCTGAGCGTGGGAGGCGGAATACGGATTTGGGGAGAGGGTAGGACACCGGACAGAGAGGGTCGGTGTGCTGGCTCGAACTTAGTCATGAAGTGGGGGAAGGGGGACTGCCCTCGTCTGGACCCAGCAGCCGGGCGCTTTCCAAGAACCACCAAAATGCTCCCCTGGAGCCTCAAGGCTGCCCGCCAGCCACTTGGCGCTGACCCTGCTGGCCCGGTGCGCCACTGTCACTCTGGGCTCAAAGCCTGGATGGAGAATGGGGAGGGGCCGCACCCCCGGCCTCCTCTGGCTGGGCGCCTCTCCACTCGGAGCAAttcccccagcccccatcccGTCTCCCCTCCCGCAGTCCGCTCCGCCCCGGCGGGCCTCCCGCCCAGCCCTGGATCCCGGTTCCCCCAGCCCAGAGGCGCCCTCGCCTCCCTCCAGCCTAGCTCGGCTCCTCAGCCAGGCGCAGCCTGAAAGTCGTCCCGTCGAGTCTTCTGCTCTCAGAACACCCGGCCCCCAGCCCCTACCCAGAACTGTCCAGACTTCGGTCCTGCTTGCGCGCCGCAGGGAGCGCCTAGTGCAGATTCCTGGCTCCCTGtggcccccacccccgcacctTGTGCGCTTTCCCTGTCGCCTGCCAGGTCCTTCCGCTGGCCCCGGCAGGTCCCTCTCTCTCCTGGCACACAAACCCCTCTCCGCAGGCGCCATCCCTCTTCCTTAGCCTGGTACTCACTTGCCACGTCCCCTCCCGTCGCGTCCCTCCCCTCTTGCGGGGTCCCTGTCGCCAGCGCCTGCGGGGGACGTGTCCTCAGTTGACCAGGATGGAGGGTTCCACTGCCGGGTCTCATGCAGTGTCGAGGGGCTTGGGGGGGACTCCGTTTGGGAGAAAAGCTGCCGAGTCATTCAACTTCCAGCGAGTTTGGGGACCCCAGCTGACACTCCCGCCTAAGCCTAAGTCCCTGGCATCTGTCCCTTCTCTGGCGTCCGGGGCCCTCCTCGCCCCCCCACTGCCAAGTGACCCCGCCCAGCGGGCCCTGCCCAGGCCACCGCCACCGACCCAGAGGCCCAGGTCCCTGCGCCCCAGGCTGGAGGCGGCGAGGGTGCTCCCGACAGTGGGCTGCCAGCTGGTTCCCTTCAGGGGCGGCCGCGCGCCCTCCCCCCGGGGCTGTAATCCGAGCCGTTGCCGCGCCGCCCCGCCGCCCCAGCCCCGACAGCGAGTCCGCAGGCGCCATGGGCCGCGGGGCCTGCGTCCCCTCGGCGGCGTCGGGGGCCGGCGACCGGGCCCGCCGGCTTGGAGCGGTGCTGGGCGCGCTGTGCCTTTTCCCTGCGCTCGTGCTGTTGGCCTGGCCAGCGACCCCAGCGAACCGGGCCGGGGCGAGAGTAGCGCAGGTGAGAGCGGGCGCGGGAACGGGTGGGTCCGGCCCCAGCTCCGCGATCCCGGCGTGAGTCCGCATGTCCGCGGATGCGGGGGGAGGGGCCGGTGGGGGTCAAATCTGCCGCCAGCTCCGCCCACTCCGACCTGGCTTGTTTTTAgtaactttttctttctgttaagtaAACCCGGCTCGGGGTAGAAAACCAGAAACAGccgaaaggaagaaagaggggcCATCAGCGCTCCCTGGAGCGCGCCCCCTTTCCAGGCCCTTTTCCTCGCGACCTGGGGCTTGGGGACAGTCCCTACTGCCTCCCCACGGAGCACTTGCTTCCCTTCAAGGGAGACGCTGTGCCCCAGACTTCGGGCGTCCTGGCCTCCGGGAGCCTCGGTCCGCCGCACCCACCGGCGCCCCGCAGACGCCGCTACACTCTGACCCCGGCCAGGCTGCGTTGGGAACACTTCAACCTTACGTACAAGTGCGGCCCTGGCCCTGGAAGGTGGGTGGTGCAAGCCCGGTGCCTTCTTGCCGCCACCCCTGACCGTGACTCCTACCCCAGGATCCTCTCCTTCCCGAGGAACCTGCTCAGCCCCAGCGAGACTCGGCGGGGTCTGGCCGCCGCCTTCCGCATGTGGAGTGACGTGTCCCCCTTCAGCTTCCGCGAGGTGGCCCCCGAGCAGCCCAGCGATCTCCGCATAGGTGGGCGCCgtgcccctgcccccgccccacccagaGGCCCTCTCTCAGGCCCGTGCTCCCCCAGGCTTCTACCCCATCAACCACACGGACTGCCTGGTCTCCCCGCTGCACCACTGCTTCGACGGCCCCACGGGCGAGCTGGCCCACGCCTTCTTTCCCCCACACGGCGGCATCCACTTTGACGACAGCGAGTACTGGGTCCTGGGCCCCACGCGCTACAGCTGGAAGAAAGGTGACGCGGTCCTGGCCTCCCATGGGGCCCCTCCACTACGGTGGGAACAGCGGGGATCTTTGAGGGGTCGTGCAGGGGATTTGGGGTCAGGCCGGCGGGGAGGGAAAGGCTGGTCCGAGGCCGTAGGCCTGGGTTCCGGGAGTCCTGaagcccctc of Bubalus bubalis isolate 160015118507 breed Murrah chromosome 5, NDDB_SH_1, whole genome shotgun sequence contains these proteins:
- the MIB2 gene encoding E3 ubiquitin-protein ligase MIB2 isoform X6, which gives rise to MDPDPQAGVQVGMRVVRGVDWKWGQQDGGEGGVGTVVELGRHGSPSTPDRTVVVQWDHGTRTNYRAGYQGAHDLLLYDNAQIGVRHPNIICDCCKKHGLRGMRWKCRICFDYDLCTQCYMHNKHDLAHAFERYETAHSRPVMLSPRQGLPRIPLRGIFQGAKVVRGPDWEWGSQDGGEGKPGRVVDIRGWDVETGRSVASVTWADGTTNVYRVGHKGKVDLKCVGEAAGGFYYRDHLPRLGKPAELQRRVSADGQPFQRGDKVKCLLDTDLLREMQEGHGGWNPRMAKQNSCLVGEVVRVIDDLDTVKRLQAGHGEWTDDMAPALGRIGRVLKVFGDGNVGVLVSGKLWTFSPSCLVAYRPEEDANLDVAGRARENKSSLSVVLDKLRAQKSDLEHPGRLVVEVALGNVARALDLLRRHPEQVDTKNQGRTALQMAAYLGQVELVRLLLQAQAGVDLPDDEGNTALHYAALGNQPEAARVLLSSGCGANALNSTRSSALHVAVQRGFLEVVKVLCEHGCDVNLPDAHADTPLHCAISAGTGASGIVEVLTEVPGIDVTATNSQGFTLLHHASLKGHTLAVRRILARARQLVDAKKEDGFTALHLAAFNNHGEVAQVLIREGHCDVNARNRKLQSPLHLAVQQAHVGLVPLLVDAGCSVNAEDEEGDTALHVALQRHQLLPLAADGSAGDPGPLQLLSRLQASGLPGSAELTAGAAMAYYLALEGADLSYANHRGRSPLDLAAEGRLLKALQGCAQRFRERQAGGSGSGGLAQGPRLVLSVPNTVTNLHVAATTGPEAAECLVCSELALLVLFSPCQHRTVCEECARRMKKCIRCQVVISKKLRPDGTEVVSAAPAPGPPRQLVEELQSRYRQMEERITCPICIDSHIRLVFQCGHGACAPCGAALSACPICRQPIRDRIQIFV
- the MIB2 gene encoding E3 ubiquitin-protein ligase MIB2 isoform X7, with the translated sequence MRVMLSPRQGLPRIPLRGIFQGAKVVRGPDWEWGSQDGGEGKPGRVVDIRGWDVETGRSVASVTWADGTTNVYRVGHKGKVDLKCVGEAAGGFYYRDHLPRLGKPAELQRRVSADGQPFQRGDKVKCLLDTDLLREMQEGHGGWNPRMAKFIGQTGTVHRITDRGDVRVQFSHKTRWTFHPGALTKQNSCLVGEVVRVIDDLDTVKRLQAGHGEWTDDMAPALGRIGRVLKVFGDGNVGVLVSGKLWTFSPSCLVAYRPEEDANLDVAGRARENKSSLSVVLDKLRAQKSDLEHPGRLVVEVALGNVARALDLLRRHPEQVDTKNQGRTALQMAAYLGQVELVRLLLQAQAGVDLPDDEGNTALHYAALGNQPEAARVLLSSGCGANALNSTRSSALHVAVQRGFLEVVKVLCEHGCDVNLPDAHADTPLHCAISAGTGASGIVEVLTEVPGIDVTATNSQGFTLLHHASLKGHTLAVRRILARARQLVDAKKEDGFTALHLAAFNNHGEVAQVLIREGHCDVNARNRKLQSPLHLAVQQAHVGLVPLLVDAGCSVNAEDEEGDTALHVALQRHQLLPLAADGSAGDPGPLQLLSRLQASGLPGSAELTAGAAMAYYLALEGADLSYANHRGRSPLDLAAEGRLLKALQGCAQRFRERQAGGSGSGGLAQGPRLVLSVPNTVTNLHVAATTGPEAAECLVCSELALLVLFSPCQHRTVCEECARRMKKCIRCQVVISKKLRPGGARRPPRPTAPRRHGGGQCGPGARPTAAVGGGAAEPLPADGGAHHLSNLHRQPHPPRVPVRPRRVRALWRGAQRLPHLPPAHPRPHPDLRVAGAPRLVPGPCPAAAVTSPFSVFYKKIAGLCAWLPVWGGAVRVPHRGLF
- the MIB2 gene encoding E3 ubiquitin-protein ligase MIB2 isoform X5: MDPDPQAGVQVGMRVVRGVDWKWGQQDGGEGGVGTVVELGRHGSPSTPDRTVVVQWDHGTRTNYRAGYQGAHDLLLYDNAQIGVRHPNIICDCCKKHGLRGMRWKCRICFDYDLCTQCYMHNKHDLAHAFERYETAHSRPVMLSPRQGLPRIPLRGIFQGAKVVRGPDWEWGSQDGGEGKPGRVVDIRGWDVETGRSVASVTWADGTTNVYRVGHKGKVDLKCVGEAAGGFYYRDHLPRLGKPAELQRRVSADGQPFQRGDKVKCLLDTDLLREMQEGHGGWNPRMAKTGTVHRITDRGDVRVQFSHKTRWTFHPGALTKQNSCLVGEVVRVIDDLDTVKRLQAGHGEWTDDMAPALGRIGRVLKVFGDGNVGVLVSGKLWTFSPSCLVAYRPEEDANLDVAGRARENKSSLSVVLDKLRAQKSDLEHPGRLVVEVALGNVARALDLLRRHPEQVDTKNQGRTALQMAAYLGQVELVRLLLQAQAGVDLPDDEGNTALHYAALGNQPEAARVLLSSGCGANALNSTRSSALHVAVQRGFLEVVKVLCEHGCDVNLPDAHADTPLHCAISAGTGASGIVEVLTEVPGIDVTATNSQGFTLLHHASLKGHTLAVRRILARARQLVDAKKEDGFTALHLAAFNNHGEVAQVLIREGHCDVNARNRKLQSPLHLAVQQAHVGLVPLLVDAGCSVNAEDEEGDTALHVALQRHQLLPLAADGSAGDPGPLQLLSRLQASGLPGSAELTAGAAMAYYLALEGADLSYANHRGRSPLDLAAEGRLLKALQGCAQRFRERQAGGSGSGGLAQGPRLVLSVPNTVTNLHVAATTGPEAAECLVCSELALLVLFSPCQHRTVCEECARRMKKCIRCQVVISKKLRPDGTEVVSAAPAPGPPRQLVEELQSRYRQMEERITCPICIDSHIRLVFQCGHGACAPCGAALSACPICRQPIRDRIQIFV
- the MIB2 gene encoding E3 ubiquitin-protein ligase MIB2 isoform X8; translated protein: MLSPRQGLPRIPLRGIFQGAKVVRGPDWEWGSQDGGEGKPGRVVDIRGWDVETGRSVASVTWADGTTNVYRVGHKGKVDLKCVGEAAGGFYYRDHLPRLGKPAELQRRVSADGQPFQRGDKVKCLLDTDLLREMQEGHGGWNPRMAKFIGQTGTVHRITDRGDVRVQFSHKTRWTFHPGALTKQNSCLVGEVVRVIDDLDTVKRLQAGHGEWTDDMAPALGRIGRVLKVFGDGNVGVLVSGKLWTFSPSCLVAYRPEEDANLDVAGRARENKSSLSVVLDKLRAQKSDLEHPGRLVVEVALGNVARALDLLRRHPEQVDTKNQGRTALQMAAYLGQVELVRLLLQAQAGVDLPDDEGNTALHYAALGNQPEAARVLLSSGCGANALNSTRSSALHVAVQRGFLEVVKVLCEHGCDVNLPDAHADTPLHCAISAGTGASGIVEVLTEVPGIDVTATNSQGFTLLHHASLKGHTLAVRRILARARQLVDAKKEDGFTALHLAAFNNHGEVAQVLIREGHCDVNARNRKLQSPLHLAVQQAHVGLVPLLVDAGCSVNAEDEEGDTALHVALQRHQLLPLAADGSAGDPGPLQLLSRLQASGLPGSAELTAGAAMAYYLALEGADLSYANHRGRSPLDLAAEGRLLKALQGCAQRFRERQAGGSGSGGLAQGPRLVLSVPNTVTNLHVAATTGPEAAECLVCSELALLVLFSPCQHRTVCEECARRMKKCIRCQVVISKKLRPGGARRPPRPTAPRRHGGGQCGPGARPTAAVGGGAAEPLPADGGAHHLSNLHRQPHPPRVPVRPRRVRALWRGAQRLPHLPPAHPRPHPDLRVAGAPRLVPGPCPAAAVTSPFSVFYKKIAGLCAWLPVWGGAVRVPHRGLF